The nucleotide window CGCGCGACCTCGGCATCCCGCTCGCCGACCTCGCCGACCTGATCGGCGGCTCGCCCGAGCACAACGCGGACGTGCTGCGACGCACGCTCGCGGGTGAGACCGGGCCCGTGCGTGACATCGTGCTGCTCAACGCCGCGGCCGGCATCGTCGCGTTCGAGCTCTCGCAGGACGCCACGCAGGTGCAGCGGCCGATCCTGGAGCGTCTGCGTGAGGGATACGCTCGCGCGTCCGCGGCGGTCGACGACGGGCGGGCCCTCGCGAAGCTCGACGCGTGGATCGGTGCGAGCCGCGAACTGGCCGCCGTCGAGGAGTGACCATGGAGCCCGTCGACGCCCTCCTCGAGATCGCCTCGCTGCTCGAGCGCGAGCGGGCATCGCGGTATCGGGCGAAGGCGTTCCGGCAGGCAGCCGCCACGTTCGAGGATCTCCCCGAGGACGTGCGGAACGACCCCACCCGGCTTCGCGCCGCACGGGGGATCGGGGAGTCGACGTTCGCTGTGATCCGCCAGGCCCAGGAGGGCCGCATCCCCGAGTACCTCGTAGAGCTGCGTGGCGAGGTCGAACCCGAGCGGGTCTCGGAGCTGCGGGGCCGACTGCGCGGCGACCTGCATGCCCACACCGACTGGTCGGACGGCACCACATCCATCGAGGTGATGGCCGCCGCCGCTCGAGCCCAGGGGCACGAGTACCAGGCGATCACCGATCACTCGCCGCGTCTGCGGGTGGCGCGTGGCCTCTCCGCCGAACGGCTGCGTGAGCAGATGCCGCTCGTGCGGGCGCAGTCCGGCGACGGTTTCACGCTGCTCGCGGGCATCGAGGTGGACATCCTCGAAGACGGGTCTCTCGACCAGGACGACGATCTCCTCCGGGAACTCGACATCGTGGTCGCCTCCGTACACTCGAAGCTGCGCATGGACGCCAGGCCCATGACCGCGCGCATGATCGCCGCCGTCTCGCATCCACGCGTCAATGTGCTCGGTCACTGCACCGGCCGGCTCGTGCAGGGCGACCGGGGGACGCGCCCGCCGTCGGCCTTTGACGCTGCGGCGGTTTTCGCCGCCTGTGCCGAGAACGGCGTGGCCGTGGAGATCAACTCGCGACCTGAGCGACAGGATCCACCCGACGAGTTGATCGCGATCGCTTTGGAAGCC belongs to Microbacterium sufflavum and includes:
- a CDS encoding PHP domain-containing protein; this translates as MEPVDALLEIASLLERERASRYRAKAFRQAAATFEDLPEDVRNDPTRLRAARGIGESTFAVIRQAQEGRIPEYLVELRGEVEPERVSELRGRLRGDLHAHTDWSDGTTSIEVMAAAARAQGHEYQAITDHSPRLRVARGLSAERLREQMPLVRAQSGDGFTLLAGIEVDILEDGSLDQDDDLLRELDIVVASVHSKLRMDARPMTARMIAAVSHPRVNVLGHCTGRLVQGDRGTRPPSAFDAAAVFAACAENGVAVEINSRPERQDPPDELIAIALEAGCLFSIDSDAHAPGQLSLLDYGAERAERAGVPASRIVTTWGLSRLLAWAE